One region of Halomicrobium sp. LC1Hm genomic DNA includes:
- the cmk gene encoding (d)CMP kinase, with the protein MLITVSGPAGSGKSTLAANLAEALGYDHVSGGDIFRSLAEERGVSLVELNQQAESDDQIDRDLDRRLRSTAREEDDLVLESRLAGWMAGDYADLKLWLDAPLDVRAERIADREEKPVAEAREETQTRAESERLRYQEYYGIDIDDRSIYDLSINTARWDESGVQELIVAAVDAYEPDGDEGKAPTAGVTYEF; encoded by the coding sequence ATGTTGATCACCGTTTCCGGACCGGCGGGTAGCGGCAAGAGCACACTCGCCGCGAACCTCGCCGAGGCGCTCGGATACGACCACGTCAGCGGCGGCGACATCTTTCGCTCGCTGGCCGAGGAACGCGGCGTCTCGCTGGTCGAACTGAACCAGCAGGCCGAATCCGACGACCAGATCGACCGCGACCTCGACCGGCGACTGCGCTCGACCGCTCGCGAGGAGGACGATCTCGTCCTCGAATCCCGGCTGGCCGGCTGGATGGCCGGTGACTACGCCGACCTGAAGCTGTGGCTCGACGCACCACTTGACGTGCGAGCCGAACGGATCGCCGACCGCGAGGAGAAGCCGGTCGCCGAGGCCAGAGAGGAGACGCAGACCCGCGCCGAGAGCGAGAGACTGCGCTACCAGGAGTACTACGGCATCGACATCGACGACCGATCGATCTACGACCTCTCGATCAACACCGCCCGCTGGGACGAGAGCGGCGTCCAGGAGCTCATCGTCGCCGCCGTCGACGCCTACGAACCGGACGGTGACGAGGGGAAAGCGCCGACGGCCGGCGTCACCTACGAGTTCTGA
- a CDS encoding PQQ-binding-like beta-propeller repeat protein: protein MPSTRRRLLASAGFALAGAVGGSVAGAQSESPPEPLSWPMARYDAAGTASHPSATGPRSEVEVAWSHESTDWFRGTTSPISVGGRLYAAGGGLLALDPENGERVFGASGPYQSSPARAPAAIYETATLAVTTPTEVFGLNEGCGIGVPLTDERLGVERWRGPGSKPGFFGPPEPPSPVVADETIYTPVPAGESLVALDSESGHVRWRVAFDDEETSSSFQRPAVRDGLVFATAWPGQVSAYRAESGGQEWHRKLDEQMIGPPVAAAEGVIVQTREDVRLLDPADGSRLWDTDLDANVTDSVPAVADGTVFVADELGSMRALDLASGEVLWTTPFDGKTAPVVADGVVYAVRSGFELVGIDAASGERLFTYRPSQVPLSAPIVGDGRLYAANRKRVIALEETA, encoded by the coding sequence ATGCCCTCCACTCGACGACGGTTGCTCGCGTCTGCGGGATTCGCACTCGCTGGCGCTGTCGGCGGTTCCGTTGCCGGCGCACAGTCCGAGTCGCCCCCCGAACCACTCTCGTGGCCGATGGCCCGCTACGACGCGGCCGGCACGGCCTCCCACCCGTCTGCGACGGGGCCGCGTAGCGAGGTCGAGGTCGCCTGGAGCCACGAGTCGACGGACTGGTTCCGGGGGACCACGTCGCCGATCAGCGTCGGTGGCCGGCTCTACGCGGCCGGGGGCGGCCTGCTCGCGCTGGACCCGGAAAACGGCGAGCGAGTGTTCGGAGCCTCGGGACCCTACCAGTCGAGTCCCGCCCGTGCCCCGGCCGCTATCTACGAGACGGCGACGCTGGCCGTGACCACGCCGACGGAGGTCTTCGGTCTGAACGAGGGCTGCGGGATCGGCGTGCCCCTGACGGACGAGCGTCTGGGTGTCGAGCGGTGGCGCGGGCCGGGTTCGAAGCCCGGCTTCTTCGGCCCCCCGGAACCGCCGTCGCCGGTCGTCGCCGACGAGACGATCTACACCCCCGTTCCGGCCGGGGAGTCGCTCGTCGCGCTGGACTCCGAGAGCGGCCACGTTCGCTGGCGGGTGGCGTTCGACGACGAGGAGACGAGTTCGTCGTTCCAGCGCCCGGCCGTCCGGGACGGGCTGGTCTTCGCGACGGCCTGGCCCGGACAGGTGTCGGCCTATCGCGCCGAGAGCGGTGGACAGGAGTGGCACCGCAAACTCGACGAACAGATGATCGGCCCGCCGGTCGCGGCGGCGGAGGGCGTGATCGTTCAGACTCGCGAGGATGTCCGGTTGCTCGACCCGGCCGACGGCAGTCGCCTGTGGGACACCGACCTCGACGCGAACGTCACCGACAGCGTCCCGGCGGTCGCCGACGGGACCGTGTTCGTGGCCGACGAACTCGGATCGATGCGCGCGCTGGACCTCGCGAGCGGCGAGGTGCTGTGGACGACCCCGTTCGACGGCAAGACGGCTCCCGTCGTGGCCGACGGCGTCGTGTACGCGGTCCGCTCGGGGTTCGAACTGGTCGGAATCGACGCCGCGAGCGGCGAGCGACTGTTCACCTACCGGCCCTCGCAGGTCCCGCTGTCCGCGCCGATCGTCGGCGACGGACGGCTGTACGCCGCCAACCGAAAGCGCGTGATCGCTCTGGAGGAGACGGCATGA
- a CDS encoding RNA-guided pseudouridylation complex pseudouridine synthase subunit Cbf5 encodes MVRDAPEHRSPADLLTFGVVNLDKPPGPSAHQVAAWVRDAVDDALDAAGDDRTLGRVAHGGTLDPKVTGCLPILLGDAARAARVFDDAVKEYVTILELHDQAPPDFDSIVAEFEGEIYQKPPRKSAVKRRLRSRTIHALDVLERHDRRALLRVRCDSGTYVRKLCHDIGLALGTGAHMGELRRTATGDFDDRDLVTMEDLVDALAEWADNDDESWLHETVAPAERALRGYPTVTIAPSAAREVAHGAPVYAPGVIETDAEQGAEVCCVTPDGAAVCLGRLVGGPDAEGGVAVELERVLV; translated from the coding sequence ATGGTCCGCGACGCGCCCGAACACCGGTCGCCCGCCGATCTGCTCACCTTCGGCGTCGTCAACCTCGACAAGCCACCCGGCCCCTCCGCCCACCAGGTGGCCGCCTGGGTCCGGGACGCCGTCGACGACGCGCTCGACGCGGCCGGCGACGACCGGACGCTCGGGCGCGTCGCACACGGCGGCACGCTCGACCCGAAAGTCACGGGCTGTCTCCCGATCCTGCTCGGCGACGCCGCCCGCGCGGCACGCGTGTTCGACGACGCGGTCAAAGAGTACGTCACGATCCTCGAACTCCACGACCAGGCACCGCCGGATTTCGACTCCATCGTCGCCGAGTTCGAGGGCGAGATCTACCAGAAGCCCCCGCGCAAGAGCGCCGTGAAACGACGGCTCCGCAGCCGGACGATCCACGCGCTGGACGTCCTCGAACGCCACGACCGCCGGGCGCTCCTGCGCGTCCGCTGTGACTCTGGCACGTACGTCCGCAAGCTCTGTCACGACATCGGGCTCGCGCTCGGGACCGGCGCACACATGGGCGAACTCCGACGCACCGCGACCGGCGATTTCGACGATCGCGACCTCGTGACTATGGAGGACCTCGTCGACGCGCTGGCCGAGTGGGCCGACAACGACGACGAGAGCTGGCTCCACGAGACGGTCGCACCCGCCGAGCGCGCACTCCGTGGCTACCCGACGGTCACGATCGCCCCCAGCGCCGCCCGCGAGGTAGCACACGGCGCACCGGTCTACGCGCCCGGCGTCATCGAGACCGACGCCGAGCAGGGTGCCGAGGTGTGCTGCGTGACGCCCGACGGCGCGGCGGTGTGTCTGGGCCGACTGGTCGGCGGCCCCGACGCCGAGGGCGGCGTCGCCGTCGAACTCGAACGCGTCCTCGTCTAA
- a CDS encoding DUF2150 family protein, whose translation MSTPPGEYYTEERWQNWIDRLDEEEIDPEDEDSARLLLNLQDDAAIAVAKIITDHDDELIDRDTALEEIADIRAIVLEEIDLDDEETVMLIDGVQTSLVCVFYAAEEYIAEGPAEEGTVIDYIEAAADAEAEEDLDAALGYCVQAGTLVIDGEELDVDAAAELEYGLVSEWANGLDSLQTAMSDPEVVEEDEEGDA comes from the coding sequence ATGAGCACTCCACCGGGGGAGTACTACACGGAGGAACGGTGGCAAAACTGGATCGACCGCCTCGACGAAGAGGAGATCGATCCGGAAGACGAGGATTCCGCTCGCCTGCTGTTGAATCTGCAGGACGATGCGGCGATCGCCGTCGCCAAGATCATCACCGATCACGACGACGAGTTGATCGATCGGGACACCGCGCTCGAGGAGATCGCGGACATCCGCGCGATCGTCCTCGAAGAGATCGACCTCGACGACGAGGAGACCGTCATGCTGATCGACGGCGTCCAGACCTCCCTCGTCTGTGTCTTCTACGCCGCCGAGGAGTACATCGCTGAGGGACCAGCCGAGGAGGGCACGGTCATCGACTACATCGAGGCCGCGGCCGACGCCGAGGCCGAGGAGGACCTCGACGCGGCGCTCGGTTACTGCGTCCAGGCCGGTACGCTGGTCATCGACGGCGAGGAACTCGACGTGGACGCGGCCGCCGAACTCGAATACGGGCTGGTCTCGGAGTGGGCAAACGGACTCGATAGCCTCCAGACGGCAATGAGCGACCCCGAAGTCGTCGAAGAAGACGAAGAGGGCGACGCGTAG
- a CDS encoding DUF106 domain-containing protein has product MARTAQKVESLASEGEDMTDALATVLAVAEEQGTVSWADVSDDLTSGQWGRLIEKGLLVDADGAGFVLSDPDGIRDALGEDSVETAAATSGDGDGDDEGVNWTSYDKGAALVTVGLFAGYMQQDIRSLVGGTIDIVLGPLNDVVPFYVVILVLAIMTGLWSTLLQDNLMDSEVMGKYQEKMQDLQDRREAAKERGDDEALDEIQQEQMEAMGDQLGMFKAQFRPMVWIMLLTIPAFLWMYWMIRDGHIEAAETVMVLPLVGEVSNWQQGVLGPLQAWILWYFLCSLGFSQLLRKALNVQTSPTG; this is encoded by the coding sequence ATGGCACGTACCGCCCAGAAAGTAGAGTCGCTCGCCAGCGAGGGCGAGGACATGACCGACGCACTGGCGACCGTCCTCGCCGTCGCCGAGGAGCAGGGGACCGTCTCCTGGGCCGACGTGAGCGACGATCTCACGAGCGGTCAGTGGGGCCGGCTCATCGAGAAGGGGCTGCTGGTCGACGCCGACGGAGCGGGGTTCGTCCTCAGCGACCCCGACGGAATCCGTGACGCGCTCGGCGAAGACAGCGTCGAGACCGCCGCGGCCACCAGCGGCGACGGCGACGGCGACGACGAGGGCGTCAACTGGACCAGTTACGACAAGGGCGCGGCCCTGGTCACTGTGGGCCTGTTCGCCGGCTACATGCAACAGGATATCCGGTCACTCGTCGGCGGCACGATCGACATCGTCCTGGGGCCGCTCAACGACGTGGTTCCGTTCTACGTCGTCATCCTCGTGCTGGCGATCATGACCGGCCTCTGGTCGACACTCCTCCAGGACAACCTCATGGACTCGGAAGTCATGGGGAAGTACCAAGAGAAGATGCAGGATCTCCAGGACCGCCGTGAGGCCGCCAAAGAGCGCGGCGACGACGAAGCCCTCGACGAGATCCAGCAAGAGCAGATGGAGGCGATGGGCGACCAGCTGGGCATGTTCAAGGCCCAGTTCCGGCCGATGGTGTGGATCATGCTGCTGACGATCCCCGCCTTCCTCTGGATGTACTGGATGATCCGCGACGGCCACATCGAGGCCGCAGAGACCGTGATGGTCCTCCCCCTGGTGGGCGAGGTCTCGAACTGGCAGCAGGGCGTCCTCGGACCGCTCCAGGCCTGGATCCTCTGGTACTTCCTGTGCTCGCTCGGCTTCAGCCAGCTGCTCCGGAAGGCACTGAACGTCCAGACCTCGCCGACGGGGTAA
- a CDS encoding adenylate kinase has protein sequence MAAPRILILGPPGAGKGTQSSNIADEYGVEHVTTGDALRGNKEMDISDMDTEYDTPGAYMDAGDLVPDKVVNAIVDEALSQADGFVLDGYPRNLEQAEELQDMTDLDVILSLSVAREELVDRLTGRRVCDDCGANYHVEFSPPEEDGVCDDCGGDLIQRDDDNEESVRNRLDVFDENTQPVIDHYESEDAFVAIDGEQTPDEVWADIQDAIDARVE, from the coding sequence ATGGCAGCACCACGAATCCTGATTCTGGGTCCGCCAGGCGCGGGCAAGGGGACACAGTCGAGCAACATCGCCGACGAGTACGGCGTCGAACACGTCACGACCGGCGACGCGCTCCGTGGCAACAAGGAGATGGACATCTCCGACATGGACACGGAGTACGACACGCCGGGCGCGTACATGGACGCGGGTGACCTCGTCCCGGACAAAGTCGTCAACGCCATCGTCGACGAGGCACTCAGCCAGGCCGACGGCTTCGTCCTGGACGGCTACCCGCGCAACCTCGAACAGGCCGAGGAACTCCAAGACATGACCGACCTCGACGTGATTCTCTCGCTGTCGGTCGCCCGCGAGGAACTGGTCGACCGGCTCACCGGTCGTCGGGTGTGTGACGACTGTGGCGCGAACTACCACGTCGAGTTCAGCCCGCCCGAGGAAGACGGCGTCTGTGATGACTGTGGCGGCGACCTGATCCAGCGCGACGACGACAACGAGGAGTCCGTCCGCAACCGACTGGACGTGTTCGACGAGAACACTCAGCCGGTGATCGACCACTACGAGAGCGAGGATGCCTTCGTCGCCATCGACGGCGAGCAGACCCCCGACGAGGTCTGGGCCGACATCCAGGACGCCATCGACGCGCGCGTCGAGTAA
- a CDS encoding Ig-like domain-containing protein gives MRLRDDDRAQSVQIGAVLLFAMLVVAFSSYQAFVVPNQNRAVEFNHNQDIRDQMQDLRNELVSIHGETATRSVTLALGTRYPARLVAVNPGPASGTIRTSGTADSGANLTIANATASGETGDFWNGTGRRYDTGFLVYQPSYNVYGQAPETAYENTVLSNRFADESLAATGQTMIDGKRISLVTINGSLSRTQAGSTSLDLEPVSTSTTTVAVSNDSSNVTLSAATQLSESEWDALLADQRDENGGHVLDYEVQTIVDARYDRLSVTLEPNVSYRLRMTKVGVGSQVTAEDEAYLTDAAGNATRLETGDTTTVTLELRDAYNNPVTDGQINASAESGTLSPDQVATDENGQATFTYDSTGVAGGQWVDLRFSAVTEPATSFDGTTPRNVTMRVYVESEPSRSPPAGSGAYNVTWLDPSDQTGIDCPNGVDNPCTLDFSQTSEATLSMATDPIVDGGAVQYATNDTQVGTVSASGTTNAVGENSTTLTPVNNGGVTVYTSSGGGGDRLSLEIINRATLVYNDDAVTNDGPDTDSVAGGVNFSVTNGFGESVTITDVRIAPANSAITTLSDDVFPNDEPLASEVYVAADLSDAHVDYGGGTGVPRTVDLDTDGQSNDGNAQLSDGATATFYLYEFTDGTSSVDMSGEDVEITVTYQPASGGTETKTFTITPTDGSGGGGGGSSAPSATITSATYSAGSSPPSDRYDVTVDVSDVDGDLDRVEYEFVDSSGTVVDTATDNGVSGSSDTSTEQLVARTNERDSSYTIRVTVYDSASNTGSDQTVVPGSG, from the coding sequence ATGCGACTCCGGGACGACGACCGCGCGCAGTCGGTCCAGATCGGAGCGGTGTTGCTGTTCGCGATGCTCGTCGTCGCGTTTTCGAGCTATCAGGCCTTCGTCGTCCCGAACCAGAACCGCGCGGTCGAGTTCAACCACAACCAGGACATCCGAGACCAGATGCAGGATCTGCGCAACGAACTGGTCTCGATCCACGGCGAGACGGCGACCAGATCGGTGACGCTGGCGCTCGGGACCCGCTATCCCGCCAGACTCGTCGCCGTCAACCCCGGGCCCGCCTCGGGGACGATTCGCACCAGCGGAACCGCGGATTCCGGGGCGAATCTGACGATCGCGAACGCAACCGCCAGCGGTGAGACCGGCGACTTCTGGAACGGCACGGGTCGGCGCTACGACACCGGCTTCCTCGTCTACCAGCCCAGCTACAACGTCTACGGACAGGCACCCGAGACGGCGTACGAGAACACGGTCCTGTCGAACCGCTTCGCGGACGAGAGCCTGGCCGCAACAGGCCAGACGATGATCGACGGCAAGCGGATCAGCCTCGTGACGATCAACGGCTCTCTGAGCCGGACCCAAGCCGGTTCGACCAGCCTGGACCTCGAACCGGTGAGTACGTCGACGACGACGGTCGCGGTGTCCAACGACTCCTCGAACGTGACACTCTCGGCGGCGACGCAGCTGTCCGAGTCCGAGTGGGACGCGCTCCTGGCGGACCAACGCGACGAGAACGGTGGTCACGTCCTCGACTACGAGGTTCAGACGATCGTTGACGCTCGGTACGATCGTCTGTCGGTCACGCTCGAACCGAACGTCTCCTACCGGCTCCGCATGACGAAAGTCGGGGTCGGGAGTCAGGTCACTGCGGAAGACGAGGCGTATCTCACTGACGCCGCAGGCAACGCGACGCGACTGGAAACTGGTGATACGACGACGGTGACCCTCGAACTCCGGGATGCGTACAACAACCCCGTGACGGACGGGCAAATCAACGCGTCGGCAGAGAGCGGGACGCTCTCTCCCGACCAGGTAGCGACCGACGAGAACGGACAGGCGACGTTCACCTACGACAGCACCGGCGTCGCCGGTGGGCAGTGGGTCGACCTGCGGTTCAGTGCCGTGACGGAGCCGGCGACCTCGTTCGACGGGACGACGCCGCGCAACGTCACGATGCGGGTCTACGTCGAGAGCGAACCGTCACGTTCACCACCGGCTGGCAGCGGTGCGTACAACGTCACGTGGCTGGACCCGTCCGATCAAACCGGGATCGACTGTCCGAACGGAGTGGACAATCCCTGTACGCTGGACTTCTCTCAGACCTCCGAAGCGACGCTGTCGATGGCGACAGACCCGATTGTCGACGGCGGAGCGGTACAGTACGCGACAAACGATACGCAGGTCGGTACGGTGTCTGCTTCGGGAACGACGAATGCCGTCGGGGAGAACTCGACGACGTTGACACCGGTGAACAACGGAGGGGTGACCGTATACACGTCGAGTGGCGGGGGAGGCGACCGTCTGAGCTTGGAGATCATCAACAGGGCCACCCTCGTGTACAACGACGACGCCGTGACTAACGACGGTCCGGATACGGACAGCGTCGCTGGCGGAGTGAACTTCTCCGTCACGAACGGTTTCGGCGAGAGCGTCACGATCACCGATGTCAGGATAGCGCCGGCGAACAGCGCTATTACGACCCTCAGTGACGACGTGTTCCCGAACGACGAACCCTTGGCGAGCGAGGTGTACGTCGCCGCGGACCTGTCCGATGCCCACGTCGATTACGGCGGTGGAACCGGTGTTCCGCGAACCGTGGACCTGGACACCGACGGGCAAAGCAACGACGGGAACGCACAACTTTCGGACGGCGCAACGGCGACGTTCTACCTCTACGAGTTCACCGACGGCACCTCATCGGTCGACATGAGCGGCGAAGACGTGGAGATCACGGTCACCTACCAGCCAGCGAGTGGCGGAACCGAGACGAAGACGTTTACCATCACGCCAACCGATGGGAGCGGCGGAGGGGGTGGCGGCAGTTCCGCGCCGTCGGCGACCATAACAAGCGCGACCTACAGCGCCGGGTCCTCGCCGCCGAGCGACCGGTACGACGTCACCGTCGACGTCTCAGACGTGGACGGCGACCTCGACCGCGTCGAGTACGAATTTGTCGATTCGTCGGGCACGGTTGTCGACACGGCGACGGACAACGGCGTGAGCGGATCCAGCGACACCTCGACCGAGCAACTGGTCGCACGGACCAACGAGCGCGATAGTTCGTATACCATTAGGGTGACCGTCTACGACTCCGCATCTAACACGGGGAGCGACCAGACCGTCGTCCCGGGTAGCGGCTGA
- a CDS encoding PHP domain-containing protein produces the protein MYDYHAHTNYSDGRYMFHMARAAAAAGIDGIGFTDHCTVTERAFRREERARYGFNLDETYERRRTGIESLRAEADVAIYDGVEMDYHPNDEDAIADFLAEADFDYAIGSVHELDGANVQVPSNYAGRSEAALDALVDEYFDRLVELIESELFDVAAHPDLIERTPPLAGRATEEQYRRVAAAFADSRTIPEINAGRALTDLDLVHPTAPFRSVLAEYDVSVTVGSDSHTPDEIEARAPFLRSFFEEAELDPVAPPALQ, from the coding sequence GTGTACGACTACCACGCTCACACCAACTACTCGGACGGTCGGTACATGTTCCACATGGCCCGGGCCGCGGCGGCGGCGGGGATCGACGGGATCGGCTTCACCGATCACTGTACCGTCACCGAGCGCGCGTTCCGCCGCGAGGAGCGAGCCCGCTACGGGTTCAACCTCGACGAGACCTACGAGCGCCGACGAACGGGGATCGAGTCGCTGCGCGCGGAGGCCGACGTGGCGATCTACGACGGCGTCGAGATGGACTATCATCCGAACGACGAGGACGCGATCGCCGACTTCCTGGCCGAGGCCGACTTCGACTACGCGATCGGGAGCGTCCACGAACTCGACGGTGCGAACGTACAGGTCCCCTCGAACTACGCCGGCCGCTCCGAAGCGGCACTCGACGCCCTCGTCGACGAGTACTTCGACCGTCTCGTCGAGCTGATCGAGTCCGAGCTGTTCGACGTGGCCGCCCACCCGGACCTGATCGAGCGGACGCCGCCGCTGGCCGGCCGCGCGACCGAGGAGCAGTATCGCCGCGTGGCGGCGGCGTTCGCCGACTCGCGGACGATCCCCGAGATCAACGCCGGGCGCGCGCTGACCGATCTCGACCTCGTCCACCCGACGGCACCGTTCCGGTCGGTGCTGGCCGAGTACGACGTGTCCGTCACCGTCGGCTCCGATTCGCACACCCCCGATGAGATCGAGGCGCGAGCGCCCTTCCTGCGGTCGTTCTTCGAGGAGGCAGAGCTCGATCCCGTCGCGCCGCCCGCGCTCCAGTAG
- a CDS encoding helix-turn-helix domain-containing protein: protein MVRGPRAELAEKMAGEIALSDAPGETVRKWRTDFEVSQTGLADALDVSPSVVSDYESGRRDNPGIGVVRRVVSALLDIDERRGGEHIRQHARVLSAGFDSDVVHDLGEYAANVPLAQFYDAIGATELVGGDADTVAGHTVINSIAAITRLSSDEFYQLYGQSTNRALVFTDVTRGESPLVALRVVTPTPNAVVLHGLESDALWDHAVDLARIDGFSLAIADAEMDEMLAGLRELR, encoded by the coding sequence ATGGTTCGGGGACCGCGGGCGGAACTGGCAGAGAAGATGGCGGGCGAGATCGCGCTCAGCGACGCGCCCGGCGAGACCGTCCGCAAGTGGCGCACGGACTTCGAAGTGAGCCAGACGGGGCTGGCCGACGCGCTCGACGTGTCGCCCTCTGTCGTCTCCGACTACGAGAGCGGGCGGCGCGACAACCCCGGCATCGGCGTGGTCAGGCGGGTCGTCTCGGCGCTGCTTGACATCGACGAGCGACGCGGCGGCGAACACATCCGCCAGCACGCTCGCGTCCTGTCGGCCGGCTTCGACTCCGACGTGGTCCACGATCTGGGCGAGTACGCCGCCAACGTCCCGCTGGCACAGTTCTACGACGCCATCGGGGCCACCGAGCTGGTCGGCGGGGACGCCGATACCGTCGCCGGCCACACCGTCATCAACTCCATCGCCGCGATCACCCGGCTCTCGTCGGACGAGTTCTACCAGCTCTACGGGCAGTCGACCAACCGGGCGCTGGTGTTTACCGACGTGACTCGCGGCGAGTCGCCGCTGGTCGCGCTGCGGGTCGTGACGCCGACGCCCAACGCGGTCGTCCTGCACGGACTCGAATCGGACGCCCTCTGGGACCACGCGGTCGATCTCGCCCGCATCGACGGCTTCTCGCTCGCCATCGCGGACGCCGAGATGGACGAGATGCTGGCGGGGCTGCGGGAACTCCGGTAG
- the hmgB gene encoding hydroxymethylglutaryl-CoA synthase, giving the protein MTTVGIDAIEIRTGKLQLDLAETFAPAQDEDPGKYTKGLGLHVSSFPDVYEDIVTMAANAAHRLMERKGLTPDDIGRIDVATESAFDNSKPVSTYVAGCLEQVYDEDFHHANKGERKFACIAGTQSLDDAYNWIRAGRNRGRKALVIATDTALYARDDPGEATQGAGAVAMIVDEDPDFVELSTDQGFGSADETDFLKPNQQFPSVDGKRSMKVYLARMREAMEDLERAGVELHPDDFALIPFHTPFPGMVRKAAALGYRHVCRDTDVELELAEEIGRQPRREEFKTQEQFFDAIEEYTDALTETERYEDWYADTIEPTLEIAREVGNWYTGSVHVARVAGLKHALEHDRDLTGAQLLVASYGSGAQAEIHAETVADGWKAEIEALNVDDQLDRRYDISFEEYERIHDVHNHDTDDYADVEELTTPSEEFVFDGWGRMGERKYRYVR; this is encoded by the coding sequence ATGACAACGGTCGGTATCGACGCGATCGAGATTCGGACGGGCAAGCTCCAACTGGACCTCGCGGAGACGTTCGCGCCGGCACAGGACGAAGACCCCGGCAAGTACACGAAGGGGCTCGGTCTCCACGTCTCTTCGTTCCCGGACGTGTACGAGGACATCGTGACGATGGCGGCCAACGCGGCACACCGGCTCATGGAGCGCAAGGGTCTGACGCCCGACGACATCGGCCGGATCGACGTGGCGACGGAGTCGGCCTTCGACAACTCCAAGCCGGTGTCGACGTACGTCGCCGGCTGTCTCGAACAGGTGTACGACGAGGACTTCCACCACGCCAACAAGGGCGAGCGGAAGTTCGCCTGCATCGCCGGGACCCAGAGCCTGGACGACGCCTACAACTGGATCCGCGCGGGCCGCAATCGCGGCCGCAAGGCGCTCGTGATCGCGACCGACACCGCGCTGTACGCCCGCGACGACCCCGGCGAGGCGACGCAGGGTGCCGGCGCGGTCGCGATGATAGTCGACGAGGACCCCGACTTCGTCGAGCTGTCGACCGACCAGGGCTTTGGCAGCGCCGACGAGACGGACTTCCTGAAGCCCAACCAGCAGTTCCCCTCCGTCGACGGCAAGCGCTCGATGAAAGTGTACCTCGCACGCATGCGCGAGGCGATGGAGGACCTCGAACGCGCCGGGGTCGAACTCCACCCCGACGACTTCGCGCTGATCCCGTTTCACACGCCGTTCCCGGGCATGGTCCGCAAGGCCGCTGCTCTGGGCTATCGCCACGTCTGTCGTGACACGGACGTCGAACTCGAACTGGCCGAGGAAATCGGCCGCCAGCCCCGCCGCGAGGAGTTCAAGACACAAGAGCAGTTCTTCGACGCCATCGAGGAGTACACGGACGCACTCACCGAGACGGAACGCTACGAGGACTGGTACGCCGACACGATCGAGCCGACCCTCGAAATCGCCCGCGAGGTGGGCAACTGGTACACCGGCTCCGTCCACGTCGCCCGCGTCGCCGGCCTCAAGCACGCACTGGAACACGACCGAGACCTGACCGGGGCCCAGCTCCTCGTGGCCTCCTACGGCTCGGGCGCACAGGCCGAGATCCACGCCGAGACGGTCGCCGACGGCTGGAAAGCGGAGATCGAGGCGCTCAACGTCGACGACCAGCTCGACCGGCGCTACGACATCTCCTTCGAGGAGTACGAGCGCATCCACGACGTCCACAACCACGACACCGACGACTACGCCGACGTGGAGGAACTCACCACGCCGAGCGAGGAGTTCGTCTTCGACGGCTGGGGCCGGATGGGTGAACGGAAATACCGATACGTGCGGTAG